One region of Anaeromyxobacter paludicola genomic DNA includes:
- a CDS encoding LysE family translocator, producing MLLSSARIVPILVAYAAAAATPGASVIVVARSSLAAGRGAGARTALGVALGTAIYATASLFGISALVAGVPGALRALTVGGALYLGFVGAKLAVLRPGARFEAAAAPRPASGDFARGLLTNLSNPHTVIFFLGIFGAMLAPDVPAGERALVLGAVIAMSVAWYTTVALTLSTSRAQAVYERAARLVDLAAGTALVALSLKLLLPALKV from the coding sequence GTGCTCCTCTCCTCCGCCCGCATCGTCCCCATCCTCGTGGCCTACGCCGCCGCCGCCGCGACCCCCGGCGCGAGCGTGATCGTGGTGGCCCGGAGCAGCCTCGCCGCCGGGCGGGGCGCCGGGGCGCGCACCGCGCTCGGCGTCGCGCTCGGGACGGCGATCTACGCCACCGCCAGCCTGTTCGGGATCTCGGCCCTGGTCGCGGGAGTGCCCGGCGCGCTGCGGGCGCTCACGGTCGGCGGCGCGCTCTACCTCGGCTTCGTCGGCGCGAAGCTCGCGGTGCTGCGCCCCGGGGCCCGCTTCGAGGCCGCCGCCGCGCCGCGCCCCGCCTCCGGCGACTTCGCGCGCGGCCTCCTCACCAACCTCTCGAACCCGCACACGGTGATCTTCTTCCTCGGGATCTTCGGCGCCATGCTCGCGCCGGACGTGCCGGCGGGCGAGCGGGCGCTCGTCCTCGGGGCCGTCATCGCGATGTCGGTCGCGTGGTACACGACCGTGGCGCTCACCCTCTCCACCTCGCGCGCGCAGGCCGTCTACGAACGGGCCGCGCGCCTCGTCGATCTCGCCGCCGGGACGGCGCTGGTCGCGCTCTCGCTGAAGCTCCTCCTCCCGGCGCTGAAGGTG